From the genome of Oxyura jamaicensis isolate SHBP4307 breed ruddy duck chromosome 2, BPBGC_Ojam_1.0, whole genome shotgun sequence:
CGCTGCTTTGCCCACCCCAAAATTCCATCGGGAGCCCCCGGAAAAAGGAGCCCGACCCTCTCCGGAGCTCTGCTGGCACGGCCAGCCCCGgcggagggcagggggaggcagtgACTTGGCCCCCATCTTCCATCCTCAGCCGGCAGCACTTGGCAAAGCTGCCCCAAAAAAAGCATCGCCTGGACAGAAATTCGATGCGATTTGGCAACGGGAAGGAAATCCAGGGGTGTGCCCCCCCCGGACATCGCTGCCTCCACCCCCCCTCCAGCATCACTGCCCCTTCCCCgggccctggggtgctgggggggggggggacacggacACGACACGcttggagagggaaaaaaaaaagcgccgCACAACTGCGCGGTTCGCTGCGTGCCAATATTTTGCAGGCGCCCACCCCCGCGCTGGAAGGATGGGGTGCCGAAGGGGTGCTCCCTGGctttccccccaccctccccccgTACACTGAGGATTTTTGCACCTCGGTTTCTTCCCGAGCGTGGGCACGGGCCGGAGGACGGTGCCCCGGTGTGCCTGGAGGCTGCCAGGCGAGGAGGAACGGCCGGAGCCTCCCTCCGCAGCCCCCTCGTCCTGCCCTTTTTGAAGCCTCCCCATCCCCGCCCCCCCACCCGGTGCCCCCTGCCAGAGGTGCGGAGCGCGGTGCGGAGGGAGCCCTGAGGGTGTTGCGTGGAGGCCGTGCCCGCACCCCCGCGTGTTcgtggggaaaaggaaaggatttgttttattatttttttttaaagggtgaGCCTCGCTGAAACTGCGCCGGGAGGCTGCGGAGAGAGAAACCTCGCTGGCTGCCGCCGGGACTGCGAGGGGAAGCTGAAGCCGGCAAACAAACGACCCCAATAACCGGCATCCCGGTGCCCATCAGGGGGGTTTCTCCCGAGAAATCTCCCCCCCGCACGCCGCTGAGGTTCCCGCAGAGCGGCGAGAAAACCTGCTGGGGGATCCTGCGGGAGAGACTGAGCCCCGGGATAAAAATAACTCcgggaaaaataataataggaataataggaataataataataggaataataataatagtaaagcTCATTCCAATTTCCTCGGTTGAGCAACACatcgccccccgccccccttccttctccccccgCATACCTGAGGTGCTGCCTCGCACTCCCGCCACGGGTTTATTGGCAGAGGATGGGCAGGGGCAGGAATTgttgggtttatttatttatttatttattatttttgtacatcTTTTGTTTATCCCCCCTCCCGCTTCGGAGTTTTAGCCGAGGAATtcctcctccccgccccgcGCAGGGCGGGAGCTGCGCGCAGGGAGCGCGCAGGTAGCgcgcagggcagggggctcgcAGCGAGCGGCGGCAGCCCGGGGCCGCCCGGGAGCGAAATATTTGAAGTGCAGCACCTTGAACACGTTTAATTACGGGGTAGGAGCAAAGCGAGAGCTTCCaagtaattagaaaaatacttcttgGGAGACAGGCTAATCGCTTTTCATGGGGCACTTGGAGAAATTAACCTCTAGGTGCTTGGCTGAGCAAAACAACTTTGGGTCGGCTGTTGCTAGGCTGAGCGCTGGACGAGACCCGagatgagaagggaaaagggggaaattaaagaaaataaaataaaagacaaaaaaaagaaagagaaaggaaagaatcaaaggaaaagaagaagagcagagggaggaCGCGCTGTCCCTTGTCCCTCAGGACAGGGAGCTGTGCATTGCCGAAGGAAAGTGGCACTTGTGGGGACAACCCGGCCTTTGGGGTGCTGCGGTCACCGGTGCTCAgccgccccctgcccggcccagctcagcagggcTCGGCACGtcacggctcggctcggcttgGCTCGGCCCTACCCAGGGCCGGGTAGCCCCTGGCCGTGCGCCCCGTCGGGGCCGTGACACCcccacggggagggggggggggagggataACGGGACGGagcccgggggggtcccggggtaCTGAGCCAtcagcaccctgctggctcagcacccccccagccccacggcatCCATCCAGCCGCACTTCGCTCCCTAATTTTGTTCCGAGGGGAATTCTTCCTAAAGACAAAAGGCAAAGTGGCAGGCTGTCCAGCCCGGAGAAGCCGGTTATTTtgtaagggggggggggggggggggggNNNNNNNNNNNNNNNNNNNNNNNNNNNNNNNNNNNNNNNNNNNNNNNNNNNNNNNNNNNNNNNNNNNNNNNNNNNNNNNNNNNNNNNNNNNNNNNNNNNNggccccccccccccccccccccaaatcctcccAGCGTTCCCCACCCGCCCAGCCCCGCGCAGGTAGCGGCTGCGCtccccccagggacccccccgGCCGCGTCCCCTCCGCCTCCATCCGCCCCCCCGACCCCCGCTCCCGACCCCCTTTGTATCAGCGGCGCTCTCTGAAtattatttatgcatttctGCAAGGAATTATGGGATgccccccggacccccccccaTCCGCGATAAACAGcgtgcaaaattaaaaataacgCGCAGCgcaaggaaggaggaggaaggggggggggggggggcaaaaaaggggggggggggggggggggggacccccccttggggggggggggccttcCATCCCCTTAGCATCCTTCGGCGgggaggggcggcggggaggggggggagctGTCACTTACCGGGGCGCCCNNNNNNNNNNggaggggcggcggggaggggggggagctGTCACTTACCGGGGCGCCCAGCACCACGTGTGCCGTCGGTCGCTTTGCCATTGGGCCGAGGCACGTGTCGAGGAGCCCGGGACGGCGACGTCACCGTCGGAGCCCCGTTAAAACCGGAGGACAACAAGCCGGGGCTCGCGAGTGGCCGGgcgcggcggtggcggcggcggcggccgccggggcgggcagcgcggcgcagggcgggcgggcgggtgggccgtgccccccccccccccccccgctccccgcacCCGCCGAGGCCCCCGCATGtgcggccgcggggctgcgcggggctgcgcggggcgCCCCTCTCCGCCCTGCCCTCGGCGGGCCTCCGGTGGCTTCTGAGGTCCGGCCCTCCCTTActcctcttttccattttattttttgttactttatttttttttttcacattttttcccccgGCGGATGAGGGAGGCAGCGAACGGGACCGAGCGGCTGAACGGCGGCGGCGGGACGCGGCGAGAGGCAGCGGGAAGAACCCGGAgccctccttttattttatttttatttatttttttgcccaACTTGGAACTCGTCGAGCCTCGGCTGCTGGGTTTTCGGCTCCcaataatttaaacaaacatatattgatttttatttttttttcctccaaactcTGGATTTTGAACGCCCAGGAGAAGCGCAAGCCGATAGCCACCTGTGCGTGCGTGTATATAAGATATACATAaatctattaaatatatatatatataaaataataaaagaccAAGCGGAGGCGACACCAGGAAAGAGctcggcggggcgggcggcggggcccggcctcGCAGCATGGAGGAGGGAGGCCGGAGTCCCCCCGAGGAGGCCGGCGAGCCTCAGGAGTCCGGCGGCGACGCGGAGCCCGGCGGAGGGCGGCGagctctcctgctgccccccggcGACCCCCCACCTCCGGCCGCGCACCCTCACCCGCACCCTCACCGCATCACCAACTTCTTCATCGACAACATCCTGCGGCCCGAGTTCGGCCGGAGGAAGGAGGCCGGCGGCCTCGGAGGAGAAACCCGGAGGCCCGGAGCGGAGAACCGCAGGAGCCCGGCAGCGCCGCCGGCCCCCGGAGCTCCTCTACCCGGCTCCGGGGGGGGTTCGCCGGGTCGAGGAGAAGGTGGCCCCCCCGGGCTGGCCCTGCACGGAGCCTCCAAGAAAGGGGGAGACCCCGCGGCGCTGGAAGCTGCCCTGAAAGCTCGGGGGTTGAGCGGAGGAGACCTGTCGGTGAGCTCGGACTCGGATAGCTCCCAGGCCAGCTCCAACGCCGGGAACCAGCCCATGCTTTGGCCCGCTTGGGTTTACTGTACGCGGTACTCGGACCGGCCGTCTTCAGGTAAGAGCTGCCCCCGTTCCCCGCCGTCCCCTCCCCGGGGTTCCCCGGCCGCCCCCGACCTCTccagggcagggagagaggcagGAAAATCCCCCCAGAAAACCCTTCCCCGTCCTTCCTCCTCCGCTCCTTCCCCCTGCTCATCACCATCCTTTGTAGGGGCGAGGGTCCCAGaaagaggggggagaaaagagggTGCCAGagtgggggggcgggggtggggggggggaagcagccACCATCGCCCCCCAGCCCGCAGCCGGGGCCGCCTGGCCGCAGGGATGTGCCGGAGCGGGgcactgcccccccccccccacccccccggctGCCACATTTGtcaaaaaagggagaaaaaatcagctttgaGCTCCGCGGACATCCTCCGAGAGGCACATGCCTTGTGTtttggggagggatggggggcTGCCCTCCGCTCCCTGCCCCCCGGCATGCCTCGcctgctttgatttattttttttccaccccctCCATAAAAAGACGACCCGTTTATTTCCCCAAAAGAGGCCTCGGAGCTGCTGCCGTCTcgtttctttctttaaatttccCCGCatgtgctgcagggcagctctggaggggctgcgggggggaAATCGCCGAGAGCCGGGGAACTTCTCCGGCATGCTCCGGTTAGGCAAGGGCTGGGGAAGAACCACCCGAAAACACGgattaaaaccttaaaaaaataatagtggGGGGTGAAATGTCCTTGTGGGGAGAGAGGCTGTCCGGGTGGAAAAAAACCTTGCTAAAAAACAAGGGGGAAGCATGGGAAGCACCAGGCAGGAGATATGCtcccagggaaaaaatagaaaaaaagaaaaaagacggaaaaaaaaaaaaaaaaaggttttctcctacaaaaaaaatagcGGCCAGCCGGGCTTTTCGCCCGGAGAGGCGACCGGCAGAAGGAGGGTTTGTAGGGCGAGTGGCAAAGGAGTTCGTAGGGTGCCGAAACCCCGAACTCTTGGGCTCCGAGGTAATAATTGGAATTTTACCCCATTGTTCTCCGGTGCTCTCctttgttaatatttaattaacatACATCCTCACAATGGCTCGGCCCGGGTAGAAAAGGCTTCCTTGTGCTGCCGGGAATAAATATTCCCCGCAATAAGCCCGGccagccgggccgggccgggccgggccatATGGGGGCTGCAGCAAAGCGGCGGCAGCGCGAACACGCGGCCGCTTTCCAGCTtagtttctttattattttggggGTTCGTTGGCTAAAACGGTAATAATAGcgattaaaaaataaattctggaaGGGGAGGTTGGATGGAGGAAGGGGAGGTTGGTTTTTGAAGGGAAAGCGGGGAGCCCCCGGGAGAGGGACGCGGCTCAGCTGAGCCTTTTGGGGTTGGGGTGGATGAGGTGGGGGGTGAGGTGGGGGGTGCCGAAAGGGGATGATGGGGTGTAGGATCCCAAAAGGGGACCgtggagggggtgggggaagggtCCCAAAAGGGGATGCTAGGGTGTGGGGTTCGTGGGGGTGGGTGTGGGGGGTCCCAaaaggggctgctggggggacagggggTGCCGGCGGGGCAGCGCGGTGTCGGTGCTCTCCTCTCTCCCGGCCGTAGGTCCCCGGTCCCGcaaaccaaagaagaaaaacccCAACAAGGAGGACAAGAGGCCGCGCACAGCCTTCACCGCCGAGCAGCTGCAGAGACTCAAGGCCGAGTTCCAAACCAACCGCTACCTGACCGAGCAGCGGCGGCAGAGCCTGGCCCAGGAGCTCGGCCTCAACGAGTCCCAGATCAAAATCTGGTTCCAGAACAAACGGGCCAAGATCAAGAAGGCGACGGGCAGCAAAAACTCCCTGGCGGTGCACCTCATGGCCCAGGGGCTCTACAACCACTCCACCACGGCGAAAGACGGCAAGTCGGACAGTGAAtagcctggggaggggggggggtcggggggctggggggggggggtttgcaGGCAAAGTTTATACGATgcaataatttaattaaaaaaaaaaaggaaaaaaaaaagggccagTGTATAAAGATTATACCAGCATTAATAGTGAAAATATTGTGTATTAGCTATAATTCTGCAATAttctatgtatatataatttacaGGTAAGGTGGTGTAAAAATCCAAGATATCTgattataaaatattgttttttttattatttttttttcttttggtttggttttgctttcgggggtttgggttttttggTTTCggtattcttattttattattttttttttcggtCGTATGGAGATTTTAGATGCTatctttatgatttttatttttatttttgaatgcttaAGTTGCATTTTTTATAGACTTAAGCGCTGTTTTAATGGACATTGGACGCTGttttttgaaattcaaaaaaaaaaattaaaaacaacttttgctgaagtccaaagaTTTTTATTGCTGCATTTCACACGACTGTGAACCGAATAAATAGTTCTCCTATTTGTTCTatgagttttaccttttttttttcccttccccttttcttttttttttttctttttttttttttttctaattttcttttttagcgCTGTGTGCGTCTGGGGCTGGCTTTGGGGACAGACGTggagaatttaatttaaaaagaatatatatatatatatatgtaacgATAGGGAAAGAAATCTCAAAGCACCGTGTCGAAAGATGCCCAGGGTCCCTTCCcgacccccccacacacccccagCGAGAGGCCAGGGCCGTGCGCGGCTGCAGGGGAGGGGGTcaccccccccttttccccttccccaaacTGGTTGGGAAAACTTTGGGAAAGGGCCTGGAAAACTTTAGGGTCACCCCTCTCCGTGGCCGGGAGGGGTTTGCAGCGCCCAGGTCCCGGCAGCACCTTCCCCAAGGGTTTGggtgcaaaataataataataataataataattttgtaaaagagaaggaaaaatttggaaaaaaaaagaaaagaaaagaaaaaaaaaatcatttttggtTCTTCTCCCGGCCCCGGAGCACGGTGAGACCCGCGGGGTCGCAGCGAGGGGCGGGCGGCCCTTGGCACCCCCACATGGGCTCGGTGGCAGCGGGGGGGGTTTTCCACCCACCTCcctattcccccccccccccccccccccctttgccATGGGCACCTGGTGGCTCTGCCCCGCGGGCCCTGGAGCGGCAGCGTTTTGGGGTTTCGAGGCGCTTGGGGTCGTTGGCGTGGCCGCCTTGCAGCCGTTTGGCCCCGACCCCTTTTATCCCCCCCATCCCCAATCCcacggggggtggggggggggcgcgtCCCGCGTGGGGTCTCGgtgtgccggggggggggctgctcgGGACGGGCTCTCCTGCgatgctggggtggggggacttCTCGCTTTGCCTTAAAACCTCTTTATTTTGCAGCTATGATAGACACACGTTGTACATAGTAGTgtaaacttaaagaaaaaaaggggaaaaaaaatcacactatAAAACGAAAGCTGTAATTTTAGATTCTGTGAATAATCATCAGCTGCTTAGGAGACAGGATTAAATGACATTGCCTTTTagcaagaaagcaaagatttttttttcttcccagtttaTAAAACATGTGCATTTTACAATTGCAGTATCAAATATTTATAATCTTATGAAATATGAATGTTTCTATTTACAACTGTGCTCTCGAAAAATTGTGAAAACATTCTCactgcatttttgtgtgtttaaattCTCGAGGATTAcgttaaataataataataaaaaaaaaaaaaaaaaaagagagagaaaaataaaacaacaacgTTTTATTATGAAATCCGAACCGTGGCCCTCGGATGTCGCGACGGAGCAGCGCTGCTGGGGGAAGTTGCTCCTGGGTTTTGGGGGAGCCCCAAAACCCCCAAATTGCCCTTCTGGTCCCTGAGAGATTGCACCGGAGCCGGAGTGGGAGGCTGAGAGTGTGGAGCTGGGAGTAAATCGCTGGCTGAGGGAGGAGATTTATTTGCAGCCAGGCATTTCGGCAGCGTTCTGAAGGACGAAGAAAGTTTTGGAGGATTTGTTTCGGGATGAAGAGCAGGGGGCAAGCGGCGGCTGCGCAGCGAGCATCGTcgggtaaaaataaaataaaataaaataatataaggagaaaaaaaaaaggatctggaaacggaaagaaaaaaaaaaaaaaagagagagagagagagttgaATCTCACGCAGAGTCAACAGGTTTCACCTTTTCCAGACTTTCTGTGGCCGGCTCCGCGATGTGCTGGGGCCGGGCTGTGGCACCGAGGGGGTGCTGCTGAAAATCCCCCCTCCGGAGCACGGCCCGGGGGTCCCCGGTGCACTTCCAGTGGGAGGAACGAGATTTGGGGCCGGGATGGACCTCCGGtcacctgccctgctgccccaaAGGGCAGCCCAGCCCCTTTTCCATGGGGCAGGGAGCGAGGGGCAGAGCCTTTGCTGGGTGCCGTAGGGGCACCTCCGGGTAAAATCaagcttattattattttatcatcagaattattattactgttattaaagCTGCTTTGGAGCACGCCCTGCAAGGGGCAAAAAGTCCCCACGACCGTGCACGTCGCCCTGTTTCCCACCTGCTAAAATTAGCTGGGCGGTGGGGCTGCTGACaaatcctttaatttttttgtgtgtgtgtatttcgGGTCTGGGCCCCTCGGAGGAGACTTTTGTCACCTCGGCCAGGCAGGCAGGTGATCTGCCATCCTGAGGGAGGCAATCGGTGGCTGCTGGCATTACACAGCGGAGTAAAGGTGGATGGAAAATAGCTCGGGTTGTCCGGTGGGACAAAACAGTGCCGTGGGTGTCTGGCGGGGAGGTGGCACCgagatttattttgatttttttaagaagttattaAAGCCTGCACCGGGGGGAAATTCTGACCTAAGGGTGCAGTGGGGCAAAGTTTCCACCTGTCCTCTCTCAGCCTGCAATCACGGCACGAAGAGAAAACAGCTGCGTGGGAAAACCGAAAACCTACCCGGTttgggggtaaaaaaaaaaaaaaaaaaaaaNNNNNNNNNNNNNNNNNNNNNNNNNNNNNNNNNNNNNNNNNNNNNNNNNNNNNNNNNNNNNNNNNNNNNNNNNNNNNNNNNNNNNNNNNNNNNNNNNNNNaaaaaaaaaaaaaaaaaaaaaagtatggaaacTTATCtaagctgcttcttcctccgGTGACGACAGCCAGCGGGTCTGcgaggagctgccccagcaggagcagggacaggaggcACCTCGCCGCTGCCTGGATTTTATCCAGCCCCTGACGCCAAATGCTTGCAGTGGCTGTGATGCCTTCAGCTCGGGGCAGCAAAGGGCCCGCCTCGGCTGCACTCCTCACCTGCCCTCGGTATTTTTCGGGCAGGCTTTCACGGGAAAAAGCAATGGCTAGAGGCACTCGCTGCTCCTCTCGTTATTTTTTGGGCTGCTGCACAAAAATGCCGCTTCCCCTGcacctccccaccccaggcAGCGCTCCCACAGCCGGGCAGCGGCTCCCTGCTGGCTCGGGGAAGGACAGCACAACTAAATTAGCCCTcgttaatttaaaaatttagaattaatttaacagaaatagcTGCCACCCCGGCGCCTCCTGCAATTTTAGCAGGGCGACTCCACATCGCTAGAGCAGCCCGAGGAGAAGAAAAGACCTAAAGTGCGACCCCAAACCGCACAAACCCCCGGGCAGAGCCAAATCTCCTCCAAAAATCCGGCTGCCCGACggcaggggacggggacagggacagggacaggccCTGCAGACACCCACCACCTGGCACATTTTTTCCTGGCACCCAGCTCTCCGCTAACCTGGCAGGCTCCTTCCTCTCCAGCCAAAGCAGCAAAGTCCCCtaaataatagcaataacaacaaaaaaagccatcagCCCAGGGAAATATTACAGGACCGAGCAAAAATCCTTGCGCGGTGCCCACCAGCCCTCCGTGTAATGATTTAACCGTGTTGTGTTATTTCCCCCCGCCCTAACTATGTTCAATAAGCATCCGAGCACCAAGGCTTAGTGAAGATGTTACTCCTCTCCGCTGTACCTTAACGCAGGATATCGCACAGGCGATATACAGACCCATGCCCAGGCACtatatatgcaaatatgcaAATGCCCGCGCCATTTATTGTGAAACGCATATCAGAGGTAGAGGGGGAAACTATTTAGCCAGCTCGggtttgtggaaaaaaaaaaaaaaaaaaaaagtaattctgtaTCCCGCTGATTTAATATCCGACCTCCACATTCAATCCCCGCCCATGCAG
Proteins encoded in this window:
- the EN2 gene encoding homeobox protein engrailed-2; its protein translation is MEEGGRSPPEEAGEPQESGGDAEPGGGRRALLLPPGDPPPPAAHPHPHPHRITNFFIDNILRPEFGRRKEAGGLGGETRRPGAENRRSPAAPPAPGAPLPGSGGGSPGRGEGGPPGLALHGASKKGGDPAALEAALKARGLSGGDLSVSSDSDSSQASSNAGNQPMLWPAWVYCTRYSDRPSSGPRSRKPKKKNPNKEDKRPRTAFTAEQLQRLKAEFQTNRYLTEQRRQSLAQELGLNESQIKIWFQNKRAKIKKATGSKNSLAVHLMAQGLYNHSTTAKDGKSDSE